One region of bacterium genomic DNA includes:
- a CDS encoding methyltransferase, whose product MITDIEGLKALAREYWGSQALFVSLRLGLFEALAEKASPPSEIAKRLQLNKEALKQILNALVALGLVAKANENYTLTPLSQRCLVKEGDAYLGHYIRHNEHLLTYWLHLDEAVRTGKPPAFRMTADQSDNPQRRRIFIEAMEDLGRLSAPEIYHALDLTPALNLLDVGSGPATLPRYFLKQNPGLRVTIIDLPQVIEIAKEKIAQDKLTGQIAILAGDLREIDWGSSEFEIVLFSNIIHMYDSETNRQLVKKAARALKEGGRLVIHDYVLRQEGTMPLEGALFSLNMLIGTAGGKSYQEDEITAWLSEAGFSSPERIDLTTSHSLTIGEKSSGVGESY is encoded by the coding sequence ATGATTACCGATATTGAAGGGCTTAAGGCTTTAGCCCGGGAATACTGGGGGTCTCAGGCGCTTTTTGTCTCCCTTCGATTAGGCCTCTTTGAAGCCCTGGCCGAAAAGGCTTCTCCACCTTCAGAGATAGCTAAAAGGCTGCAACTTAATAAGGAGGCCTTGAAGCAAATTCTTAACGCCCTGGTCGCTCTGGGATTGGTAGCTAAGGCCAATGAAAATTACACCCTCACCCCTTTAAGCCAACGCTGTCTGGTAAAAGAAGGTGATGCCTACCTGGGCCATTACATCCGGCATAACGAACACCTCCTTACTTACTGGCTCCACCTGGATGAGGCCGTCAGAACCGGCAAACCACCGGCTTTTAGAATGACGGCTGATCAGTCGGATAATCCACAGAGACGGAGGATTTTTATCGAGGCGATGGAGGACCTGGGCCGCCTCTCAGCCCCTGAAATTTATCACGCCCTGGATTTAACGCCTGCCTTGAATCTCCTCGATGTGGGTTCCGGACCAGCTACCCTGCCCCGATACTTTCTGAAACAAAATCCTGGCCTGAGGGTGACCATCATTGACCTGCCCCAAGTCATAGAAATAGCTAAGGAGAAGATCGCTCAGGATAAGCTGACCGGTCAAATAGCTATTCTGGCAGGGGATCTGAGGGAAATAGATTGGGGAAGCAGTGAGTTCGAGATCGTCCTTTTCTCCAACATTATTCACATGTACGACTCGGAGACTAACCGCCAACTGGTCAAAAAGGCCGCCCGTGCCCTGAAAGAAGGGGGAAGATTGGTCATCCACGATTATGTCCTGAGGCAAGAGGGAACAATGCCCTTAGAGGGAGCCCTCTTTTCTCTGAATATGCTTATCGGCACGGCTGGCGGGAAAAGCTACCAGGAGGATGAGATTACCGCCTGGCTATCTGAAGCCGGCTTTAGCTCCCCTGAACGGATAGATTTAACTACCTCACACTCCCTTACGATTGGGGAAAAGTCTTCAGGAGTAGGGGAGTCTTATTAA
- a CDS encoding Uma2 family endonuclease has protein sequence MPETATISSPQLKPKVSLEEFRNLPEGPPDYEFEEGEVIPLARPHGRHQLLLIRLGAALDGYVTQRKAGRIWPEIDVELTEQRSYVPDLVYLAQEHLDRMGNDGKIHGAPDLVVEIGSPGTVSRDRVTKFNTYLEAGVSWYWIIDPEELTIEEYNRHEDGYYWRTKSIDADDIFRPDLFPGLELNLQKMMEG, from the coding sequence ATGCCAGAGACTGCAACGATTTCTTCTCCACAACTAAAGCCTAAAGTGAGTCTGGAGGAATTCCGCAACCTGCCTGAAGGTCCGCCTGATTACGAATTTGAAGAAGGAGAGGTGATTCCATTGGCCCGGCCACACGGACGCCATCAGTTGCTGTTAATTCGATTAGGCGCTGCTCTGGATGGCTATGTAACTCAGCGAAAGGCGGGTCGAATCTGGCCGGAAATTGATGTAGAATTGACCGAACAGAGGAGTTATGTCCCGGATTTGGTTTATTTGGCTCAGGAACATCTGGATCGGATGGGTAATGACGGTAAAATTCACGGCGCGCCTGATCTGGTCGTGGAAATAGGTTCACCAGGCACAGTCAGCCGTGACCGGGTGACAAAATTTAATACCTATCTTGAGGCTGGCGTTTCCTGGTACTGGATCATTGATCCTGAAGAATTGACCATTGAAGAATATAACCGGCATGAGGATGGCTACTACTGGCGGACAAAGAGCATTGATGCGGATGACATCTTCCGGCCGGATTTGTTTCCGGGCCTGGAATTAAATCTACAGAAAATGATGGAAGGATAG
- a CDS encoding DHH family phosphoesterase, translated as MTEIIVTHVNADFDALASMAAAQLLYPEAKLVIPGSCEKNVREYLENIDHELSLYSIRQIDPKKIKRLIIVDTHSSGRVEEFETLIESQPVIHIYDHHPGQDMEITPEVSVIKEQGATITILLDLIREKRLTITPVLATLFLLGIYEETGAFTFPTTTEFDLSTAAYLFSQQADLKTVNRFSAQTLNNDQLDLLADLIKSRRIHFLPNGREIMLLKSSLDKYISDLAVVIHKIMDLARPQAMLAMVWMKDRVYVIGRSRIPEINVSRILLPLGGGGHSSAASATIKEIDLKEVENKIIDCLDNRTSQSYLNIKDLMEERLPYAIQELIKKIAEAADQASYPCFIVGGLVRDILLGKISFDLDVVVEGDGIDFSRLLVKKSGGEVKRFAKFKTAVVSFPNGFKLDVATARTEHYAYPGALPKVKPSSIREDLFRRDFTINALAIQINAAHYGDLIDFFGGRNDLAARLIRVLHPDSFRDDPTRIFRAVRFENRLGFITEAGTEGLMKEAVADGMLEQITNQRIREELIQILSEDQPYSALKKLQDRGILARLHPALSLPDNLVSLFKQIHDILFHFRLIIGEKEIETWLIYFLAMTEDLDYPHIERLVSDLKFTRRQKNKILTARKRSQRIIDLLTVSPQSLTPAFIYRELQLVSTETLILVMARISLLPDKNLSEEAKRRVATYLVHLNRMKVMITGEDLKGMGIPPGPEYTRIKEAVFSARLDGHVLTKADELDYVQTHFGQLRSQKSEARCQKPKDRS; from the coding sequence ATGACGGAAATCATTGTTACCCACGTAAATGCTGATTTTGACGCCCTGGCTTCGATGGCTGCCGCCCAACTCCTTTATCCCGAAGCCAAATTGGTTATTCCCGGCTCATGTGAAAAAAATGTCCGGGAATATCTGGAAAACATTGACCACGAACTCTCCCTTTACTCTATTCGCCAGATAGATCCAAAGAAAATAAAAAGGCTAATCATTGTGGATACCCACAGCAGCGGTCGGGTAGAGGAGTTTGAAACCCTCATTGAGTCGCAGCCGGTGATTCACATCTATGACCATCACCCTGGCCAGGATATGGAGATTACCCCTGAGGTATCCGTGATTAAAGAGCAGGGGGCAACTATAACTATTCTCCTTGATCTTATCAGAGAGAAACGGCTTACTATTACGCCGGTTCTGGCTACCCTTTTTCTCCTAGGCATCTACGAGGAAACCGGCGCCTTCACTTTCCCGACCACCACAGAATTTGATCTTTCTACGGCGGCTTACCTTTTTAGTCAGCAGGCAGATTTAAAGACCGTCAACCGGTTTTCAGCCCAAACCCTGAATAACGACCAGCTCGATCTCCTGGCCGATCTGATTAAGTCAAGGCGAATCCACTTTCTTCCCAACGGTCGGGAAATTATGCTCCTCAAATCTTCTCTGGATAAATATATCAGTGACTTAGCCGTGGTGATCCACAAAATCATGGACCTGGCGAGGCCTCAAGCGATGCTGGCCATGGTTTGGATGAAAGACAGGGTCTATGTTATTGGCCGAAGCCGGATACCGGAGATAAATGTGAGCCGGATCCTTTTACCTTTAGGGGGTGGAGGGCACAGCAGCGCGGCTTCGGCCACCATTAAAGAGATAGACCTTAAAGAAGTCGAAAATAAAATTATTGACTGCTTAGACAACCGCACCAGTCAATCTTACCTCAATATTAAAGACTTAATGGAGGAAAGACTTCCTTACGCTATCCAGGAATTGATCAAAAAGATCGCTGAGGCGGCTGATCAGGCCAGTTATCCATGTTTTATTGTGGGTGGGCTGGTCAGAGATATACTTTTGGGCAAGATAAGTTTCGACTTAGATGTAGTGGTGGAAGGTGACGGAATTGACTTTTCCAGGCTTCTGGTGAAAAAAAGCGGCGGAGAGGTAAAGAGATTCGCCAAGTTCAAGACAGCCGTGGTCAGCTTTCCCAACGGCTTTAAGTTAGACGTAGCCACGGCCAGAACAGAACATTACGCCTATCCTGGGGCCTTACCTAAAGTAAAACCAAGCTCTATCCGGGAGGACCTCTTTCGTCGGGATTTTACTATCAATGCCCTGGCTATCCAGATCAATGCCGCCCATTACGGTGATCTAATCGATTTCTTTGGAGGCCGCAATGATTTAGCCGCCCGTCTTATCAGAGTCCTCCATCCGGACAGCTTTCGTGATGATCCCACCCGGATATTTCGGGCGGTAAGATTTGAAAACCGGCTTGGGTTTATCACAGAAGCCGGGACAGAAGGTCTTATGAAGGAAGCCGTAGCTGATGGTATGCTGGAGCAAATAACCAATCAAAGGATCAGGGAGGAACTGATTCAAATCCTGTCCGAGGATCAGCCATATTCCGCCCTGAAGAAATTACAAGACCGGGGGATACTGGCCAGGCTTCACCCGGCCTTGTCTCTCCCTGACAACCTTGTTTCTCTTTTTAAGCAGATTCACGATATCCTCTTCCATTTCCGTTTAATCATCGGCGAAAAAGAAATAGAAACATGGCTGATCTATTTCCTGGCAATGACAGAGGACCTGGATTATCCGCATATTGAAAGACTCGTATCCGATCTTAAGTTTACCAGGAGACAGAAGAATAAGATCCTGACCGCCAGGAAGCGAAGTCAGCGAATCATTGACCTGCTTACCGTTTCCCCCCAAAGTCTTACGCCAGCTTTTATCTATCGTGAACTGCAATTAGTTTCCACTGAAACCCTTATTTTAGTTATGGCCAGGATTAGCCTCCTGCCGGATAAAAATCTAAGTGAAGAGGCCAAAAGAAGGGTGGCTACTTATCTGGTTCACCTCAATCGAATGAAGGTTATGATTACTGGAGAGGATCTGAAGGGGATGGGTATACCGCCGGGGCCTGAATATACCCGCATTAAGGAAGCCGTCTTCTCTGCCCGCCTGGACGGCCACGTCTTAACCAAAGCCGACGAACTTGATTACGTTCAAACCCACTTTGGACAACTGAGAAGTCAGAAGTCGGAGGCCAGATGTCAGAAGCCGAAAGACAGAAGTTAG
- a CDS encoding DUF6516 family protein, which yields MFEQGTQLDFMEVKNTDVSAKIKYRYHYMTSQQALIFRYDNAPHHRQLKTFPHHKHLPQGEQESDEPTLEAVLFEIAQHERKKGRQDRCQTENIGDGSK from the coding sequence GTGTTTGAACAGGGCACACAGTTAGACTTTATGGAAGTCAAAAATACCGATGTCTCGGCCAAAATCAAATATCGGTATCACTATATGACGAGTCAACAAGCGTTGATCTTTCGGTACGATAATGCCCCGCATCATCGGCAGTTGAAGACCTTTCCGCATCATAAACATCTCCCCCAGGGCGAGCAGGAAAGTGACGAGCCGACGTTAGAAGCGGTGTTATTCGAAATTGCCCAACACGAACGGAAGAAGGGGAGACAAGATCGTTGCCAGACTGAGAACATTGGGGACGGTTCAAAATAG
- a CDS encoding DUF6516 family protein — translation MANQGGAKRGGNVELFEYVAELGGRMHLKKYSFHWQDAQGKLQRRWDNAPHHPNLPKAPHHIHSEDNSVRIIRLFSIAKI, via the coding sequence ATTGCGAATCAAGGTGGCGCTAAGCGAGGGGGTAACGTCGAATTATTCGAGTATGTGGCTGAGTTAGGCGGGCGTATGCACTTGAAGAAATACAGTTTCCACTGGCAAGATGCTCAAGGAAAGTTGCAACGGCGTTGGGATAATGCACCGCACCATCCCAATTTGCCTAAGGCACCCCATCATATTCACAGCGAAGACAACTCGGTAAGGATAATAAGGTTGTTTTCGATTGCAAAAATATGA
- the gyrA gene encoding DNA gyrase subunit A translates to MEITERIVPVYIEDEMKNSYIDYAMSVIVGRALPDVRDGLKPVHRRILYAMNEMGSTHDKPYRKSARIVGEVLGKYHPHGDMAVYDTMVRMAQDFSCRYLLIDGQGNFGSVDGDSPAAMRYTESRLTAIAEGLLEDIDKETINFVPNFDESLKEPTVLPAKLPHLLLNGSSGIAVGMATNIPPHNLPELISAIVRLIDEPEIEENEFISLISGPDFPTGGIIFGREGIREAYTTGRGKIVLRARAEIEEVKGGRENIIITEIPYQVNKGLLLKKIGELIQTKGVEGLSDLRDESDREGMRIVIELKKGAPTNIILNQLYKHTPLQVTFGVIMLALVNNYPKILTLKEMVYAFLQHRREVVRKRTEYELRVAEARAHILEGLKVALANLDAVIQLIRASKTTKEAKEGLIREFALSEKQAQAILEMQLQRLTGLEQEKIEKEYLALIKEIARLKFILENPREIDLIIREELLEIKKTYADGRRTQIVDATSELSVEDLIPEEDMVITISHTGYIKRLPVTTYRKQRRGGKGITGMETREEDFVEYLFIASTHDYILFFTNKGKVYWLKVHAIPQAGRTARGTPAVNLIRIEKGERISAFIPIHQFTPDDYLVMATRQGLVKKTALSEYSRPRPSGIIAITLEEGDELVGVELTEGHQEILLATRTGKSIRFPETDVRPTGRASRGVRGIRFGVRKDEVIGMEVVGSEMTLVTVTEQGFGKRTDLSEYRTQARGGQGIINIKITPRGGEVAGILEVDNDDELMIITQSGMVIRLAVEGMRPMGRATQGVSVIRLKENDRITSVAKVVGKKEEEEV, encoded by the coding sequence ATGGAGATCACGGAACGAATCGTCCCGGTATATATCGAGGACGAGATGAAGAATTCTTATATTGATTATGCCATGAGCGTAATTGTCGGCCGGGCTTTGCCTGATGTGCGAGATGGGCTGAAGCCGGTGCATCGCCGCATCCTTTACGCCATGAACGAGATGGGGTCAACCCATGATAAGCCCTACCGTAAGTCGGCCAGGATCGTGGGTGAAGTCCTGGGTAAATATCATCCTCACGGTGATATGGCTGTTTATGACACTATGGTCAGGATGGCCCAAGACTTTTCCTGCCGCTATCTTCTAATTGATGGTCAGGGCAATTTTGGTTCTGTTGACGGTGATTCCCCGGCGGCCATGCGTTACACTGAAAGCCGATTGACGGCCATAGCTGAAGGCCTGTTAGAAGATATAGATAAGGAAACGATCAATTTTGTCCCCAACTTCGATGAGAGTTTAAAAGAACCTACAGTCTTGCCGGCCAAACTCCCTCATTTACTTTTGAACGGCTCTTCCGGAATAGCCGTGGGTATGGCCACCAATATCCCCCCTCATAACCTGCCTGAATTGATAAGCGCTATTGTCCGCTTGATTGATGAGCCGGAGATAGAGGAAAATGAGTTTATCTCCCTTATTTCCGGCCCGGACTTCCCTACCGGCGGCATCATATTTGGCCGGGAAGGGATAAGAGAGGCATATACTACCGGCCGCGGAAAGATTGTCCTTCGGGCCAGGGCCGAGATCGAAGAGGTAAAAGGGGGCCGAGAGAACATTATTATTACTGAAATCCCCTATCAGGTTAATAAGGGACTTCTCCTTAAAAAGATCGGCGAGTTGATTCAGACCAAGGGGGTGGAAGGTTTGAGTGACCTCAGAGATGAATCGGATCGGGAAGGAATGAGGATCGTTATCGAACTCAAAAAGGGTGCTCCAACCAACATCATTCTTAATCAACTTTATAAACATACCCCCCTGCAAGTTACCTTTGGGGTGATTATGCTCGCCCTGGTTAATAATTACCCCAAGATTCTGACCTTAAAGGAGATGGTTTATGCCTTCCTCCAGCATCGCCGGGAAGTGGTCAGAAAGAGAACCGAATACGAGCTGAGGGTGGCTGAGGCCAGGGCCCATATCCTGGAAGGACTTAAAGTGGCCCTGGCTAATTTGGATGCAGTCATTCAGCTTATCCGCGCATCTAAGACCACTAAAGAGGCCAAAGAAGGCTTGATCAGAGAATTTGCCCTCTCTGAAAAACAGGCCCAGGCCATCTTAGAGATGCAGCTTCAGAGATTGACCGGTCTGGAACAGGAAAAGATCGAAAAAGAATATTTAGCCTTAATCAAGGAAATAGCCAGGCTGAAATTTATTCTGGAAAATCCCAGGGAGATCGATCTTATCATCAGAGAAGAATTGCTTGAAATAAAAAAAACTTACGCTGATGGCCGAAGGACGCAGATCGTGGACGCCACCTCGGAGCTTAGTGTGGAAGACCTGATTCCTGAAGAAGATATGGTCATCACTATCTCTCATACCGGCTACATCAAACGGCTGCCGGTAACCACCTATCGCAAACAAAGAAGAGGCGGAAAAGGCATCACCGGGATGGAGACCAGAGAGGAAGATTTTGTAGAATATCTCTTCATCGCTTCCACCCACGATTATATCCTCTTTTTTACCAATAAGGGCAAGGTTTACTGGTTGAAGGTTCATGCGATTCCTCAGGCAGGAAGGACGGCGCGGGGCACACCCGCGGTCAACCTTATCCGGATTGAAAAGGGGGAAAGAATCAGCGCCTTTATCCCTATTCATCAGTTTACGCCTGATGATTATTTAGTCATGGCCACCAGGCAGGGATTAGTTAAAAAGACAGCCCTTTCGGAATATTCCAGACCCAGACCGAGTGGGATTATTGCCATTACCCTGGAAGAAGGAGACGAGTTGGTGGGCGTAGAGTTGACTGAGGGGCATCAAGAAATACTTTTAGCCACCAGGACCGGTAAAAGCATTCGATTCCCCGAGACAGACGTTCGGCCTACGGGGCGGGCTTCCCGTGGAGTAAGAGGAATTCGCTTTGGGGTCCGAAAAGATGAGGTAATAGGCATGGAGGTGGTCGGGTCTGAAATGACGCTGGTTACCGTGACGGAGCAGGGGTTTGGCAAGCGGACGGACCTGTCTGAATATCGCACCCAGGCCAGGGGAGGCCAAGGAATCATTAACATCAAGATCACTCCCCGCGGCGGAGAGGTAGCCGGCATCCTTGAGGTGGATAATGACGACGAGTTGATGATAATTACCCAGAGTGGGATGGTTATTCGTTTAG
- the xerD gene encoding site-specific tyrosine recombinase XerD: protein MERWIAGFIDRLALEEGLAEATCEAYEQDLRQFRAYLKEKEINSWPDVSRDEIVSFLLHLKEIGLSPTSLARKQIALKRFFRYLSQEKVVAIDPTINLAAPKTGKSLPKVLTYEEVERLLAQPDLNSEIGRRDKAMLEFLYATGVRVSELISVAPSDINLEVGFVRVMGKGSKERIIPLGRTASKAVKDYLEEVRGRLAKKNKSGKISPFLFLNWRGRSLTRQGFWKIIKHYARSAGIKTPLTPHTLRHSFATHLLANKADLRSIQEMLGHADISTTQIYTHLDQTRLKDIHAQYHPRG, encoded by the coding sequence ATGGAACGCTGGATAGCCGGATTTATTGACCGTCTTGCCCTTGAAGAGGGCCTGGCTGAGGCCACCTGTGAGGCCTACGAGCAGGATCTGCGCCAATTCAGGGCCTATTTGAAAGAAAAAGAGATTAACTCCTGGCCAGATGTCAGCCGGGATGAGATTGTCTCCTTTCTCCTTCACTTAAAAGAGATCGGCCTTTCCCCTACTTCGCTGGCCCGAAAACAGATCGCCCTCAAGCGATTTTTTCGCTACCTATCTCAAGAGAAGGTAGTAGCCATAGACCCCACTATTAACCTGGCCGCCCCCAAGACAGGAAAAAGTTTGCCCAAGGTCTTGACTTACGAAGAGGTCGAAAGACTCCTGGCTCAACCTGATCTAAACTCGGAGATTGGAAGACGGGACAAGGCCATGCTGGAGTTTCTCTATGCTACCGGAGTGAGGGTCTCTGAGTTAATCTCTGTGGCTCCCTCGGATATTAACTTAGAGGTCGGCTTTGTCAGGGTGATGGGCAAGGGGAGTAAAGAAAGGATTATCCCCCTGGGTAGAACCGCTTCCAAGGCGGTGAAAGATTATTTAGAGGAGGTTAGAGGCAGATTGGCTAAAAAGAATAAAAGTGGTAAGATAAGTCCCTTTCTTTTCTTAAATTGGAGGGGCAGGTCGCTTACCAGACAGGGCTTTTGGAAGATCATCAAACATTATGCCCGTTCGGCCGGAATCAAAACCCCTCTTACCCCGCATACCTTACGGCATTCCTTTGCCACTCATTTACTGGCTAATAAAGCCGATCTGAGGTCTATTCAGGAGATGCTCGGTCACGCCGATATATCTACTACTCAGATTTATACCCATCTGGATCAAACCCGGCTGAAAGATATCCATGCCCAATACCATCCCCGGGGGTAA